The genomic stretch AGGAGGTAGATGCCCTCATCCTCCTCGCTCCATTTCCAGATCAGCGAAGGAAAGCTCCCCCAGTCCTGCACCGCCGTTTCGTCCACCTCGTAGAATGCGACGGTCCGGGCGAAGACCTTGAGGTCGAGACGCCGCGGTAGCAGCGCCTCATTGATCGAGAAGCCACCGGCGGCGACCAGAACATGATCCCCCATGAATTGCTCCCCGCTTTCCGTCGTAACGATGACGCGATCGCCTTCTTCGCGTATCCCGCCAACGGTCCGGCGGATCAGGGCACAGCCCTGCCGCTCGGCAAGCAGCGTCTGCGCCCGTACCAGTCTGCGCGGATTGATATGTCCCGCATTCCTTGCTTCCCAGACTGCTTCGCTTCTGCTGGGGAAGGCGAAGAACGGAAAGTTGCGCGCTAGGTCCACGTCGTCGAGGAGAGCAACATCAACTCCCAGCCGCTCCGAGGCGGCGAATACTTCGCTGATATAGGAGTTCCCCTCTCCTCGTCGCGGGCCGACGATGAGGCAGCCGGTTTCCACGTAGAAGTCTATTCCCGAATCGAATTCGATCTGCCGATAGCGCGCAATCGAGCGGTGGGCCAGACGGGCCCAGATGGGGTCGGCGTCGATCGTGCGGGTGATCCGCGCCTCGTCGTAGTGGCTGGCGAAAACGCCCTCGTGCGCGGAGTGATCTAGTGGCTCGTCCGGCCCGATCAGCGCGACCCCATCCGTCCACCCCGACAGATGGCGGGCGGCAGCCGTCCCCATCATGCCCGCGCCGACGATGATGTATCTGTAGCTTTGCATGTCGAGGGGCTCACCGGAAGAGTGGCGTCATCAGAGTGCCGTAGTCGTCGTCGCTCAAGCCCCCTTCCAGAAGAAGGACCGAACCGAGCCGTCCCAGTTCGTCGGATGATTTCGCGGCGACGAAATTGCCCCCGGTCAGGACCGCGATACGTGACGATTCCACGAAGCCTGCATACGGACGACATGTCGGCGTGAATGTCGCGACACAGGCGGCAGACGATGTCGGGCGTCCCTCGAGGGCCGGCATCAGTTGCAGGGCAGTGTCGACCAGCCGCTGGCGTTCCTCGGGATTGCCATCGGACCCGAACCAGGCGCGGAACTCTTCCGGGCGTGCCAGGTCGCCAGTCTCTATGTCGCCACCGAGCTTGAGATAGGTCTTTCCGTCGGGGTAGCGGACGGGCGGCAGGATATAGACATGATCCTCTTCGCGCTCCGTGAAGACGATAGTGGACGGCATCGTGCCGAAGACAGTCATTGCCTGCTCGTCGAGTTCGAAGAAGACCACCGTTCGCGGCGCCGCGCGCATCTGCAGAGGACGAGGCAGGAGAGCATTCAGGTTGCTGAAGGCGCCCGCAGCAATCAGCACACGATCGGCATAGAAGGTCTCACCGCCTGCAATGACCTCGACCCGGCTGCCCTCCTCCCGTACCGATGTCGCAAGCGCATCCAGCACCATCGCACCGCCGCGCTTCGCCAGTGCAATCTGCGCACGCACCAGCGCCCTCGGGTTGATGTGACCGGCCTGCGACGATTCGTGATAGCCGATCAGATGGGACGGAAAGTCGAACTGCGCAAAGCGGCTTTGGAGTTCGCCGGACGTCAGCCTCTCGATCTCCAGTTCCGTAGACGTGGCGACCTCGGTCGCGCGGTGGAGATAGTCGGCATGGGATCTGGGCTCGGGTCCAGCAAACAGGCACCCAGCTTCGGAGAAGAAGCGGATACCACTGCCCTCCTCGATCTCCCGGTAGCGGTCGATCGCTCGCTGCGCGAAGCTTGCCCAGAGCGGATCGGCATCGAACCGGCGAGTGATTCGGGCCTCGTCATAGTGGCTGGCAAAGACCCCGTCATGGGATCGGTAGTCGGCGGGCTCTCCCGGGCCGATCAGCGCGACACCGTCGACACGCTGGGAGAGGTGGCGGGCGGCAGCGGCACCCATCATGCCGCCACCGATGACGATGTATTTGAAATGCGCTGCCATGTCCGTCTGCTTCGATTCCGGAAAACGATGTTCTCGTCGGCGGTTCTAGCCGTTTCCGGAATCAGTTTGCCAGCGGAAAGCGCCGCGCCTCAGGACGCCTCAGGAGGACAGGATCGCCTGGACCTTGCCACAGTAGCGCTTGGAAACCGGGTTCATGCGCTTTGCGCCGTGCCCGGCATTGTATTTCAGGATCGTGCCGCAGGTCTTGCCGCCGCCGAGTTCGTGGGCGGCAGCGAGATACTTCATGCCGAACTGGATATTGGTTTCCGGATTGTAGAGGTTCTTGACGCTGCCCTTGTAGCCCATCATGCGCGCCGTCGCCGGCTTGATCTGCATCAGCCCGACTTCGCCGGCACTGCCGCGCGCCTTGGCGTTGAAGTTGCTCTCGACCTGGACCACCGCGTGGGCGAGATCGACTGGCACGCCGTAAGCCTTGGCGTACTTGGCGATGATCTTCGAATAGGGCTTGCCGGCATGCGCGGCATCCGAGACGGCGTTCTTCGGCGAAGCATATCCCGGCTTTGTGACCTTCGTTTCCAGCGCAACGGTCTTCGACTTGGTCTTTTCCTCCGCAGCGAAGGACGCCTGGGGAAGGGCAACAAGCATGGTGAAGCACGCCGCGAGAGCAACAATCGATCTATTCATGTCTGGAAGAGTTCTCCGGATCAGGGATGCTCCGGCCACGGATCGGCATCTGCGCACCACGTCCGTCAGACGCAGCGACAGCGGGAAGCATCCCAAGTCATTGATGTTTTGTGATCCCCCCGTCCATTGGCGGCGACCACGTTGATGAGCCCGGTTAAAACGACCCATTGAGGAAATGATGTGGCACGGGAATTATTTTCCGATTGCGCTACGGAACCAGCGTGCCCTGTAGACGTTACGCCCGGTTGTATCTTGGCAGTGACGTCAGCAACCTGTGCAGCGTATCGATCGTCGAGATATCGGCGATTCCGTCCACGCGCGCCGGTCGAAAATGGCGTTGGAAGGCCTCGACGACGCCCTTCGTTCGCTCCCCGAACTTGCCATTGATCTCAATATCATAGCCGTAGAGAGAGAGCATGGACTGCAGGGCTTCGATGGGTTGGCCCACTTCGCCAAGCTGGAAGAACCGGCCGCCGCCGATCGGCGCCGGTTGTACCCAGTGTCCTACCCCCTCGGCGTGAAGTCTTCCCCAGGGAAAATTTTCTCCCGGATCGAGCTTGCGGATCGGCGCCACATCCGAGTGAGCAAGGATCCGTTCCGGGGCAATCTGCCACCGCTGGCCGCAATCGCGACACAATCTGATCAAGGCATCGACCTGCGCCGTCGGGAATTCGGGAAGACCGGCCGGGTGTCCGGCATTGGCGACCTCGATGCCGATCGAGGCGGAATTCACATCACTTTCGCCGCCCCAGCAGCTCTTTCCCGCATGCCAGGCTCGCTCCGACTCCGGTACGAGCTGTACGATGAGTCCGTCTTCGTGGATGAAGTAGTGGCTCGAGACCTGGCTGTCGGGATTGCAGAGCCACGACAAGGCCTGCTCGTGGTCCGGCATGCCGGTATAGTGCAGGACGATCATGTCTGGCTCACGCTCGCCGGCGCGTGGCCCGAAATTCGGAGAGGGAATAACCGTTGCGCCGACATGGTCGGCAGCGAAGTGGTTCATGCAGCGCGGCGCTCTTTCTCGATCGCGGCGAAGGCCGCGTTGAGCGCTGCCATACGTTCATTCGCCGCGGCATGCAATGCTGCCGGCACGCCGCGTGCGATCAGACGGTCGGGATGATGCTCAGAAGCCAGGCGGCGATAGATCCGACGAATCTCGGAGAGTTCGTCGGTCGGCGACACGCCAAGCACCAGATAGGGATCGCGCCCTTCCAGATGCACGTGACGGGCCATGATCCTCCGGAAATGCTCCTCGTCGATCCGGAAGATCTCCGCGATCCGCGCCAGGAAGGCTAGCTCCCCTTCATGCATCAAGCCATCGGCCTTGGCGATATGAAACAGGCCGTCGATGACGTTCTCGAGCATCGGGCAGTTCTCGTCACCACTGCCGCAGAGGTTGGCGAGCTTGGAGGCATAGGCTTCGAAGCCCGCGATGTCCTGGCGCGCCAAATTGTAGAGGCGCGCAACGTTGCGAGCCTCTTCTTCGGGAAAATCAAAGATTTGTCGGAACGCGTCCACTTCCTTTTCGGTCACCACGCCGTCTGCCTTCGCCATCTTGGCGGAGAGTGCAATGATGGCGACCGAGAACGACACCTGGCGCCGCGTCTCGGGATCACCTTCGAAAAGTGTCCGGATTGCTTCGACCACGCGCCCGAGCGCACTTCCGGCCGTATCGCCGATTGCACCGAGGAGCCGATCCCAAAGGGAGGAAATCTGGAAGCAGGAAAAATCGAAGAACATACGACAAATGACCAGATTACGGGCTCGGGTGCAAGATTGTCGGGTACCCTGAAAAGATTAAACTATGTTCATCTTTCCCGAACAGTACGCCTGAATTCCCCCGTCTCTGCCACTTCACTTTCATGCATGGTTTCTAATTTTCGCTCGGCAGAAGGTCTACGTGTTCAATGTGGAACTCTTGCGTTTCCCGACATACCTGCCTTTCGAACATGTACTACGGTGTTTATCCACAGCCGGATTTCCCGCCGCCCGGGTTGAATCGATTAGATCGAAACGTCCGCCTCGCAAGACCTGGCGAACAGGCGGAAATATCGGTTTTTCTTGAATAAATCCCTTTACAGCCCCTTCGCTCTGCTCCATCCATTGCCCACTGCGGTCGAAGGCGATTGAAGGGAGAAGGCGATGGCGAAACAAAAAGTGGCGATGCTGACTGCGGGCGGACTCGCTCCATGCCTGTCATCAGCCGTCGGTGGATTG from Pseudorhizobium banfieldiae encodes the following:
- a CDS encoding N-acetylmuramoyl-L-alanine amidase; its protein translation is MNHFAADHVGATVIPSPNFGPRAGEREPDMIVLHYTGMPDHEQALSWLCNPDSQVSSHYFIHEDGLIVQLVPESERAWHAGKSCWGGESDVNSASIGIEVANAGHPAGLPEFPTAQVDALIRLCRDCGQRWQIAPERILAHSDVAPIRKLDPGENFPWGRLHAEGVGHWVQPAPIGGGRFFQLGEVGQPIEALQSMLSLYGYDIEINGKFGERTKGVVEAFQRHFRPARVDGIADISTIDTLHRLLTSLPRYNRA
- a CDS encoding FAD-dependent oxidoreductase; protein product: MAAHFKYIVIGGGMMGAAAARHLSQRVDGVALIGPGEPADYRSHDGVFASHYDEARITRRFDADPLWASFAQRAIDRYREIEEGSGIRFFSEAGCLFAGPEPRSHADYLHRATEVATSTELEIERLTSGELQSRFAQFDFPSHLIGYHESSQAGHINPRALVRAQIALAKRGGAMVLDALATSVREEGSRVEVIAGGETFYADRVLIAAGAFSNLNALLPRPLQMRAAPRTVVFFELDEQAMTVFGTMPSTIVFTEREEDHVYILPPVRYPDGKTYLKLGGDIETGDLARPEEFRAWFGSDGNPEERQRLVDTALQLMPALEGRPTSSAACVATFTPTCRPYAGFVESSRIAVLTGGNFVAAKSSDELGRLGSVLLLEGGLSDDDYGTLMTPLFR
- a CDS encoding lytic transglycosylase domain-containing protein — translated: MNRSIVALAACFTMLVALPQASFAAEEKTKSKTVALETKVTKPGYASPKNAVSDAAHAGKPYSKIIAKYAKAYGVPVDLAHAVVQVESNFNAKARGSAGEVGLMQIKPATARMMGYKGSVKNLYNPETNIQFGMKYLAAAHELGGGKTCGTILKYNAGHGAKRMNPVSKRYCGKVQAILSS
- a CDS encoding J domain-containing protein — protein: MFFDFSCFQISSLWDRLLGAIGDTAGSALGRVVEAIRTLFEGDPETRRQVSFSVAIIALSAKMAKADGVVTEKEVDAFRQIFDFPEEEARNVARLYNLARQDIAGFEAYASKLANLCGSGDENCPMLENVIDGLFHIAKADGLMHEGELAFLARIAEIFRIDEEHFRRIMARHVHLEGRDPYLVLGVSPTDELSEIRRIYRRLASEHHPDRLIARGVPAALHAAANERMAALNAAFAAIEKERRAA
- a CDS encoding NAD(P)/FAD-dependent oxidoreductase; translation: MQSYRYIIVGAGMMGTAAARHLSGWTDGVALIGPDEPLDHSAHEGVFASHYDEARITRTIDADPIWARLAHRSIARYRQIEFDSGIDFYVETGCLIVGPRRGEGNSYISEVFAASERLGVDVALLDDVDLARNFPFFAFPSRSEAVWEARNAGHINPRRLVRAQTLLAERQGCALIRRTVGGIREEGDRVIVTTESGEQFMGDHVLVAAGGFSINEALLPRRLDLKVFARTVAFYEVDETAVQDWGSFPSLIWKWSEEDEGIYLLPPVRYPDGKIYLKIGGDPSYLLLERESDIRAWFRSGGRTSTHRHLIGVMERLMPALDLSRTSMAACVTSFTPTGYPAISWSKSKRIGVLAGGCGAAAKSSDEIGRLGAELLFDGAINEDGYGVGFEAGFRR